TGTAATGAGGCGACAGAGCTATAAAGTATTAAGCAATGTGGCCCGATGAAAGAAAGATTGAAGAATGAAAGATCTCGGTTAAGACCTGTAGTGACTCCTGGCTAAATCTAATTAGAGTCACATGACCCTGATCTTTTCTCGCGACCGAGTTTGTTGACTCGTCACTTCTCAAAGTGTTATTTCAACCTGGCCATTTCCTCTTCTCGTGCGATCCGGTCTTGCGAATAGTCATGTACTAGTTCTTTTTTCAAGAAAATTTGAAAGTCATAGGATCCCGGAGCCATGAATGCCTTGGAGTCGATGTCACAACGGTTTCGATGGTGGAGCTTGCTGGAGTTAAATTTCGCAAGTTTGTTTACACTTCGATCAGTTCACACGAGTCTCATTGATACAGATTGCTTTGTACCTGCTCATTGTAGCCAAGGTTTTTCTTCGAATGTTGCTTGAAATAACGAGTCGGGACTGATCAGTCGTCCCTACATCCCCTCTGCAACAACACCAGGCTCCTGACAATTGAGCATGGCCATCGCCGAAGCACATTCATTCCAGAACCACTTTTCTGGCATATTGATTGGATGTTTCCTTCCAACAACAGTCGATATCCAAGTAATCTAGCCAACTGGCTGCACTGTAAATGTTACATTGTGCTGTCTATGATGAATCTGCAAATCAATATCATAGCAATTCGTCTATCTTCATCATTACGCGGATCATCATACCACCTCAAGGAAAACTACATAACGGTTATCATCTTTTGGGTATTATGATGATTACTTTTTTGAATCTTGCAGGTTTTTTTCGCGTTAACAAATGCGGCAATCAACACACCCCGGCACAAAAGTGAATAAAAAATTCCCATAGGCGCGCTTCAGCATCCATTGCACATGGATGTTTGTACATTCTATTGTAAATACGACTTCTTTTCGACCGATGATGTTCCGGATTCATGGCCGAGAGTATACTGACTCCACCAATTTGTATTCGTTGGATTCTCGAGAGAATCGCAGGTAAAACCCTTCGCTAATTCAAAACCAGGTAAGAAGACGACCTTTGGAAACTATTTTTGTAGATTATTGTTTGACGAGTATATTTATAGGGTGAAGACGATCAACAACGGATGTCAGTGAATCATTAAGTCTGGAGTCTAAAAAATCCCGTTGCAGACCAACGTCTCAGTGCGAAACGTAGAGTGTTCAGTGCGAATATATGTGCTGCTACCATGATACCACGGGATCAATTACCCCAGATTACCCCAGCAGACCTGCGGAGAGAGAGCGCCGAGTCTACCTCCATCGAGCACATTCCTATCGGGATTTTGGTGGAAGATAATTCTTGACCTACGCTTGTATCGTTTAAAACCTAATGCTTTCGAAAGATGTCGACTGGGTGTCCCTCGACCATTCTATCCGCCCACTCCTAGGTCAAAGTCACGATGGCTCAACCCGAATCCAATGAACGCACGAAGGAAAGGACTGTAGCTACGACGCCTGCGCAGCTGGTTTCCCAACTCGCCGCATTGGACGTTACGCCATGGTACAAGAAACCAAATCTCAGAATGTTGTACTTGATCATCTTCCCAACTTGTATTGGAGTGGAAATGACTAGCGGGTAAGAGACTTTCCTCTTGATACGTTTGACTGTTTGCCTGAAAGACTATGATTTGTAGTTTTGACTCATCTATGATGAACGGCTTACAAGCTGTCGACTCATGGGATAACTGTGAGTGGCTTGCTGAGTCTTTCGTATAACATCTTTTGATGGGTTGGTAGTCTACAACTCACCTAGGTCTACCCTTTTGGGTGTCATGTCAGCAATGTACTCCGCTGGAGCGATTGTTGCGCTACCTCTTGTGCCTATAGTATCGGATGGATTCGGTCGCCGTTGGGCAATTACAGTTGGAAGTATTATCATGATTATCGGCGCCATTCTTCAGACAGCCTCACAAAATTGTAATCCTGAATCAATCTCACTACCTCGTTATCGTGCCGCTGACTGTTTCTAACAGTCGCTATGTTCGTCATTTCACGGTTTATTCTGGGGATTGGCATCCCTTTCGCTATTGTTGGGGCCTCTTCCTTGATTGGAGGTTTGTACCTCTTACATCAGGGTTTCGTAGCTGATGATTCTCGACTTAGAGCTCGGACATCCCAAGGAGCGTGCCGTTCTTGGGTCTCTTTTCAATGCCTTCTACTTTGTCGGCAAGTTCTTATCTCCACAGTTATTAGTTCGGAGGCTGATCTCTCTGAAGGCTCAATCACTGCTGCTGGTGTCACGCTCGGCACATTTCAGATGCCCAGTAACTGGGGATGGAGAATACCCTCCCTTCTGCAAGTTGTACCCAGCTGCTTGCAAATATTCTTCATGTTCTTCATGCCTGAATCCCCACGTTGGCTCGTCTCAAAGGGCCGCGGTGACGAGGCAATGGCAATCTTGGTGAAATATCATGCTGAAGGAGACGCCAACTCCGAGTTTGTGAAAGCCGAATATGTCCAGATCGAGACCACCTTGGAACTTGAGAGAGAAGAATCTCACGTTGGCTGGCTGGACATGTTAAAGACTGCAGGAATGAGACGCCGTGTACTTATTGGAGCGTTCCTTGGTCTCGCTACACAATGGAGCGGTAATGGTCTGACATCGTGAGTACTAATACTTCTACATGTCATTATACTCGACTTACAGTTAAAAAGGTATTTTCTTGCCCGAATTTTGGATACCGTCGGAATTCATGGAAACGGCGCTAAAAACAAGGTTAACCTTGCTCTTTCCTGCTGGAGCTTTGTGAATGCCACAATCTTAGCTCTAACTATGTCTCGATTCAAAAGAAGAGTGGTATACCTGGTATGTTTAATCAGATGCTCCCTAACGCGCATGAATAACCAGATGTTGTTTGCAGACATGCACTATTTCTTTGCTGCTTTGCTTTACTGGGTGGACAGTCGCAAGTGCACGATACGCTGCAGATGGAAGCCAGGGTGCTTCTCGGGCCGTTCTTGCGTACGCTCTCTCATGTTTGTGGAATTGGGTATCTACAAATGCTAATTCATCTGGTCGCAGCTTTATATTTATTTATAGTCCATGCTATAATATCGCCTTCAATGCTATGACATATAGTAAGTTTTTTTACAATGTCAACTTAAGCTACATCAGCATTGACGCCATACCCGTCCAGCCTTCCTTGTAGAggtctttcctttccatATCCGTTCCAAAGGTATATCCGTCTTCCAATGGTTCGGTCGCATGGCCGGGTTTTTCAATCAATTCGTCAATCCC
The sequence above is a segment of the Psilocybe cubensis strain MGC-MH-2018 chromosome 4, whole genome shotgun sequence genome. Coding sequences within it:
- a CDS encoding Lactose permease produces the protein MAQPESNERTKERTVATTPAQLVSQLAALDVTPWYKKPNLRMLYLIIFPTCIGVEMTSGFDSSMMNGLQAVDSWDNFYNSPRSTLLGVMSAMYSAGAIVALPLVPIVSDGFGRRWAITVGSIIMIIGAILQTASQNFAMFVISRFILGIGIPFAIVGASSLIGELGHPKERAVLGSLFNAFYFADLSEGSITAAGVTLGTFQMPSNWGWRIPSLLQVVPSCLQIFFMFFMPESPRWLVSKGRGDEAMAILVKYHAEGDANSEFVKAEYVQIETTLELEREESHVGWLDMLKTAGMRRRVLIGAFLGLATQWSGNGLTSYFLARILDTVGIHGNGAKNKVNLALSCWSFVNATILALTMSRFKRRVVYLTCTISLLLCFTGWTVASARYAADGSQGASRAVLAFIFIYSPCYNIAFNAMTYTFLVEVFPFHIRSKGISVFQWFGRMAGFFNQFVNPIGIQRAGWKYYISYCIFLAFEVLFVFFLFPETSGRSLEELAFLYEDDELRKQEERVEKEIRQENKDNLSKE